From one Rattus rattus isolate New Zealand chromosome 15, Rrattus_CSIRO_v1, whole genome shotgun sequence genomic stretch:
- the Zscan30 gene encoding zinc finger and SCAN domain-containing protein 30 isoform X2 encodes MSRETAALACRAPKGQSGLSFVKTEEKDGVWKQDFGFQGHLQSQEVFRQQFRQFGYSDFTGPRQALNQLQKLCQQWLRPEEHSKEQILELLVLEQFLTILPMELKAWVQEHGPRNGEEAVTLLEELEREFDEPKHQGFSLICTQSLVLVTLEHSSWSRNDLQRNDTHGNVGVSE; translated from the exons ATGTCCAGAGAAACAGCGGCCTTGGCCTGTCGTGCTCCAAAAGGACAAAGTGGGCTCAGCTTTGtgaaaactgaagagaaagatgGTGTTTGGAAGCAGGACTTTGGTTTCCAGGGACACCTCCAGAGCCAGGAGGTTTTCCGTCAGCAGTTCAGACAGTTTGGCTACTCTGATTTCACTGGGCCCCGGCAGGCTCTGAACCAACTGCAGAAGCTTTGCCAGCAatggctgaggccagaggagcaCTCCAAGGAGCAGATCCTTGAGCTGCTGGTGCTGGAGCAGTTTCTGACCATCTTGCCTATGGAGCTAAAGGCCTGGGTGCAAGAACACGGGCCCAGAAATGGAGAGGAGGCTGTGACTCTgttggaggagctggagagagaattTGATGAACCCAAGCACCAG GGTTTTTCTCTTATCTGCACTCAGTCACTGGTACTTGTTACTCTAGAACACAGCTCATGGTCAAGAAATGATCTGCAAAGAAACGACACTCATGGGAATGTCGGAGTCTCTGAGTAG